In one Thermincola ferriacetica genomic region, the following are encoded:
- a CDS encoding sodium:calcium antiporter encodes MVNVALLLISLGVILLSAELFTNAVEWLGKMLKLSEGAVGSILAAVGTALPETLIPIIAIVFGHSAAAQEIGIGAILGAPFMLGTLAMFVTGSAALALAFMGKRRTTMLVDDSLMKRDLTFFLIVYSGAIVASLLTRHTFKKIIALVLILAYCVYVIRTIKDGDQLGETSIAPLILAKNRSYPRLRIVLLQLGLAIAGILGGAEVFVHNMEKVAVTLGIAPFVLSVIVTPIATELPEKFNSIIWVSRGKDTLALGNITGAMVFQSSIIPAIGIALTPWALTPAAFMSAVIALASAGIILIYLVTKKRLRAYTLLVGGLFYSLFIALVLKAHY; translated from the coding sequence ATGGTAAACGTTGCGTTACTGTTAATCAGCCTGGGGGTTATTTTATTAAGCGCGGAATTGTTCACAAACGCTGTTGAATGGTTGGGTAAAATGCTGAAATTATCAGAGGGAGCTGTCGGCAGCATTTTGGCAGCCGTAGGTACTGCCCTGCCGGAAACCCTTATTCCCATTATTGCCATAGTCTTTGGCCATTCTGCTGCCGCCCAGGAAATCGGTATAGGGGCCATTCTGGGCGCGCCCTTTATGCTGGGTACCCTGGCCATGTTTGTCACGGGCAGCGCTGCTCTTGCTTTAGCCTTTATGGGTAAAAGGCGGACGACTATGCTCGTTGACGATTCTCTCATGAAAAGGGACCTGACCTTTTTTCTTATAGTATATTCAGGAGCCATTGTGGCTTCGCTGTTGACCAGGCATACTTTCAAAAAGATAATAGCTTTGGTTTTAATCCTGGCTTATTGCGTTTATGTCATACGCACTATAAAAGATGGCGACCAACTGGGGGAAACCAGTATCGCTCCCTTAATACTGGCCAAAAACCGCTCGTATCCCCGTCTGCGCATAGTGTTGCTGCAGTTGGGGCTGGCCATTGCCGGAATTTTGGGTGGGGCCGAGGTGTTTGTGCATAATATGGAAAAAGTTGCTGTGACTTTGGGTATTGCGCCTTTTGTGCTTTCGGTAATTGTAACCCCTATAGCCACTGAACTGCCGGAAAAATTTAATAGTATTATCTGGGTCAGCAGGGGTAAAGATACCTTGGCCCTGGGCAATATAACCGGGGCTATGGTTTTTCAGAGTTCCATAATACCGGCTATCGGGATTGCACTGACCCCGTGGGCCCTGACACCGGCAGCTTTTATGTCTGCAGTGATCGCCCTGGCTTCAGCCGGAATTATCCTTATTTACCTTGTAACAAAGAAACGTCTGCGGGCATATACACTTCTGGTAGGAGGGTTATTCTACAGCTTATTTATAGCCCTTGTTCTCAAGGCCCATTATTAA